One window of the Pseudomonas lurida genome contains the following:
- a CDS encoding glucan biosynthesis protein G, whose translation MIVSPCNAPKLSAKRLRNALVTGSALFCLFGAGQLWAFSLDDVSAKAKELAGQKYEAPRSNLPNEFREMKFADYQKIRFRNEKAEWADQNTPFKLSFYHQGMHFDTPVKINEVTADSVQEIKYDPTRFDFGDVKFDPKATEQLGYAGFRVLFPINKADKQDEIMTMLGASYFRVVGKGQAYGLSARGMAIDTALPSGEEFPRFTEFWIERPKPGEKQLVIFALLDSPRATGAYRLILRPGTDTIVDVKSQMFLRDKVSKLGVAPLTSMYLFGANQPSKVLNYRRELHDSSGLSIHAGNGEWIWRPLNNPKHLSVSNFTVENPRGFGLLQRGRDFSHYEDLDDNYDKRPSAWIEPEGDWGKGTVNLVEIPTADETNDNIVAFWSPAELPEVGKPLDVAYRLHWTMDEKSLHPTDSAWVKQTLRSTGDVKQSNLIRQPDGSVAYLVDFEGPSLKALPTDAPVRSQVSVGDNAELVENSVRYNEHTKGWRLTLRMKIKDAGKPTEMRAALVQDVPPPAPEQDSSHVLKADKVLAKQHEKQAKKDAKDKEAKQPEAAPATPEPIKTEQVLTETWSYQLPADE comes from the coding sequence GTGATTGTTAGTCCCTGTAATGCACCAAAATTGTCTGCCAAACGGTTACGAAACGCACTGGTGACGGGCTCGGCCCTGTTTTGCCTGTTCGGCGCGGGTCAACTGTGGGCATTCAGTCTGGATGATGTGTCGGCCAAGGCAAAAGAGCTGGCCGGGCAGAAATACGAAGCTCCGCGCAGCAATCTGCCGAACGAATTCCGCGAAATGAAATTCGCGGACTACCAGAAGATTCGTTTCCGCAACGAAAAAGCCGAGTGGGCCGATCAGAACACCCCGTTCAAGCTGTCCTTCTATCACCAGGGTATGCACTTCGATACACCGGTGAAAATCAACGAAGTCACCGCCGACAGCGTGCAGGAAATCAAGTACGACCCAACGCGCTTCGATTTCGGCGACGTGAAGTTTGATCCTAAAGCCACCGAACAGCTGGGTTATGCCGGCTTCCGTGTGCTATTCCCGATCAACAAGGCCGACAAGCAAGACGAAATCATGACCATGCTGGGCGCGAGCTACTTCCGCGTGGTCGGCAAGGGCCAGGCCTATGGCCTGTCGGCCCGTGGCATGGCGATCGACACCGCATTGCCGTCTGGTGAAGAATTCCCGCGTTTCACCGAGTTCTGGATCGAACGTCCGAAACCGGGTGAGAAACAACTGGTGATCTTTGCCCTGCTGGACTCGCCACGCGCGACCGGTGCTTACCGCCTGATCCTGCGTCCGGGTACCGACACCATTGTCGATGTCAAATCCCAGATGTTCCTGCGCGACAAGGTCAGCAAGCTGGGCGTTGCCCCGTTGACCAGCATGTACCTGTTCGGCGCGAACCAGCCGTCCAAGGTGCTCAACTACCGTCGTGAGCTTCACGATTCCAGTGGCCTGTCGATCCATGCCGGCAATGGCGAATGGATCTGGCGCCCGCTGAACAACCCTAAACACCTGTCGGTCAGCAACTTCACCGTAGAGAACCCGCGTGGTTTCGGCCTGCTGCAACGTGGTCGCGACTTCAGCCACTACGAAGACCTGGACGACAACTACGACAAGCGCCCAAGCGCCTGGATCGAGCCTGAGGGCGACTGGGGCAAAGGCACCGTCAACCTGGTAGAAATCCCGACCGCCGATGAAACCAACGACAACATCGTTGCGTTCTGGAGCCCTGCGGAGCTGCCAGAAGTCGGCAAGCCACTGGATGTCGCCTACCGCCTGCACTGGACCATGGACGAGAAGTCGCTGCACCCGACCGACAGCGCCTGGGTCAAGCAGACCCTGCGTTCCACCGGTGACGTGAAGCAATCCAACCTGATTCGCCAGCCTGACGGCAGCGTGGCCTACCTGGTGGACTTCGAGGGCCCGTCCCTCAAGGCCCTGCCGACGGATGCCCCGGTTCGCAGCCAGGTCAGTGTCGGCGACAACGCCGAACTGGTTGAGAACAGCGTGCGCTACAACGAGCACACCAAAGGCTGGCGCCTGACCCTGCGCATGAAGATCAAGGACGCAGGCAAACCGACCGAAATGCGCGCGGCGCTGGTGCAGGACGTTCCTCCGCCGGCCCCCGAGCAGGACTCGAGCCACGTGCTCAAGGCCGACAAGGTCCTGGCCAAGCAACACGAGAAACAGGCCAAGAAAGACGCGAAAGACAAGGAAGCCAAGCAGCCAGAAGCTGCCCCAGCCACACCGGAGCCGATCAAGACCGAGCAAGTCCTGACCGAAACCTGGAGCTATCAGTTGCCTGCCGATGAGTAA